One region of Nitrospinota bacterium genomic DNA includes:
- a CDS encoding BrnA antitoxin family protein, giving the protein MKKKVPEFQNEDAERKFWATHDSTEFVDWKRAKKTVLPNLKPSVKTISLRLPESMLEELKLLANKRDVPYQSLLKIFLSERIREELRAP; this is encoded by the coding sequence ATGAAGAAAAAAGTTCCTGAGTTCCAAAACGAGGACGCGGAAAGAAAGTTCTGGGCAACCCACGACTCCACTGAATTCGTGGATTGGAAAAGAGCGAAAAAGACCGTGCTTCCAAATCTCAAGCCATCGGTCAAGACCATTTCCCTGAGACTGCCCGAATCGATGCTCGAGGAACTGAAACTTCTCGCCAACAAGCGGGATGTTCCCTATCAGTCGCTATTGAAAATATTCCTCTCTGAGAGGATACGAGAAGAGTTGAGGGCCCCGTAG
- a CDS encoding BrnT family toxin — MRCTGFEWDDHNSEKNWIKHGVTPSECEEMFFNRPLIVQDDTKHSKNERRFYSLGRTEFGRLLFVVFAIRKDKIRVISARDMSRKEKKESQSHEEKSS, encoded by the coding sequence TTGAGATGCACCGGATTTGAGTGGGACGATCACAATTCTGAAAAGAATTGGATAAAGCACGGCGTCACACCTTCGGAATGCGAGGAGATGTTTTTCAACCGTCCCCTGATTGTTCAAGACGATACCAAACATTCAAAGAACGAACGTCGTTTTTACTCCCTGGGACGAACAGAGTTTGGAAGACTTCTGTTCGTTGTCTTTGCCATCCGCAAGGACAAGATTCGGGTGATTTCGGCAAGAGATATGAGCCGCAAGGAAAAGAAGGAGTCTCAATCGCATGAAGAAAAAAGTTCCTGA
- a CDS encoding glycine zipper family protein: MSLRKSTILISSVLFLLATSTFAQADHRYSGSQHGYSDHSSHSVVIESHDYYPEEHHGSYRHQQERRHYKGHHRPHYKRHYSRHGYGHNHGTSHVYIEKHVYRHESPQVVYQQPQPTYYQPAPVNQYSSYNNGNVVGDTLIGGALGAAAGAAIGAVTGSPAKGAQIGAVIGGFGGISRGILGRGLIW; encoded by the coding sequence ATGAGTTTAAGAAAATCGACAATTCTGATTTCAAGCGTTCTCTTCCTTCTGGCGACCAGCACGTTCGCACAGGCCGACCACAGATACTCAGGAAGCCAGCATGGGTATTCCGACCACAGTAGCCATTCGGTCGTGATTGAGTCCCACGATTATTACCCTGAAGAGCATCATGGATCTTATCGGCATCAACAAGAGCGGCGGCATTACAAAGGACATCACCGTCCTCACTATAAGCGCCACTATTCAAGACACGGGTACGGGCATAACCACGGGACCAGCCATGTCTATATAGAAAAGCATGTGTACAGACATGAGTCTCCGCAGGTGGTGTATCAACAGCCGCAACCGACCTACTACCAACCGGCGCCTGTGAATCAATATTCTTCTTATAATAACGGGAACGTCGTGGGCGACACCTTGATCGGTGGAGCATTAGGCGCGGCGGCAGGCGCGGCCATTGGAGCCGTTACAGGAAGCCCGGCAAAAGGTGCGCAAATCGGAGCCGTCATTGGCGGTTTCGGTGGAATCAGCCGTGGCATTTTGGGACGCGGATTGATCTGGTAG
- a CDS encoding DUF4325 domain-containing protein, with the protein MSRAQEIRSFLVENIPGHAKDIVAVTAESFGVTRMTVHRHLNRLLRDKRIVKTGTTKGAAYYLKTSLDKTLIFQIEPNAHAGQVWTEYLSEDFARLPEAVEEICKYAFVQMFNNALTHSGGKGVVVKTIWKKDSLELNIIDDGAGIFQSIQKVLGVLDIRESILQLSKGKFTTVPESHQGQGIFIVSRLFDVFGIFSDGLFYCKDNVRDDWFLEKRKISKSKGTRISMAISFDAERTLKQVVSRYTVSGAPVFDTTEILIKLSQMEDDPYISRTQAKRVLLGVEKFQRVVLDFKNIPTVGQAFVDEVFHVFPSVHPAIAIESIHASPDVQFMIDKSLPVFENQDLSSESS; encoded by the coding sequence ATGAGTCGAGCGCAGGAAATTCGATCTTTCCTTGTGGAAAACATTCCCGGTCATGCCAAGGACATTGTGGCCGTGACCGCAGAATCTTTTGGCGTGACCCGGATGACGGTCCACCGCCATTTGAATCGGCTGTTGCGCGACAAAAGAATCGTTAAAACCGGGACCACCAAAGGGGCGGCTTATTACCTAAAAACGTCATTGGACAAAACCCTCATCTTTCAGATCGAACCGAACGCTCACGCGGGTCAGGTGTGGACGGAATATTTGAGTGAGGATTTTGCCCGGCTCCCGGAGGCTGTAGAGGAAATCTGCAAGTATGCGTTTGTGCAGATGTTCAACAACGCGCTCACGCATTCCGGGGGCAAAGGCGTGGTGGTGAAAACCATCTGGAAGAAAGATTCTCTGGAGCTTAATATCATTGACGATGGTGCCGGTATTTTCCAAAGCATTCAAAAAGTTCTTGGAGTTCTGGATATTCGCGAAAGCATCCTGCAATTATCGAAAGGAAAATTCACCACCGTTCCCGAGAGTCATCAGGGCCAGGGGATTTTTATTGTCTCGCGTTTGTTCGATGTGTTCGGGATATTTTCCGATGGTCTGTTTTATTGCAAGGACAATGTCAGGGACGACTGGTTCCTGGAAAAAAGAAAAATTTCCAAGTCCAAAGGCACCCGGATTTCGATGGCCATCAGCTTCGATGCGGAACGGACATTAAAGCAGGTGGTCAGTCGATATACGGTGTCCGGCGCTCCTGTTTTCGACACCACAGAAATTCTGATTAAGCTGAGTCAGATGGAGGATGATCCGTATATTTCCAGAACCCAGGCGAAACGCGTGCTTCTGGGGGTGGAAAAATTTCAGCGGGTGGTCCTGGATTTCAAAAATATTCCCACGGTCGGGCAGGCGTTTGTGGATGAAGTGTTCCATGTGTTCCCGTCTGTACATCCGGCCATCGCTATCGAAAGCATTCATGCCAGCCCCGACGTACAGTTCATGATAGATAAAAGTCTGCCGGTTTTTGAAAACCAGGACTTATCAAGTGAATCCTCTTAA
- a CDS encoding thermonuclease family protein, translating into MKTPLAPPLLSARESVKGKIVWIRILIKTIVGLGALLFAMESFANNVNGKVVDVSSGDTFTIQIGDGKTFKVRLMEVDAPEPSQAFGRQARLFSESLLMENLVNVEFDTVDKYGRLIGQVTLPDGRVLNQELLRQGLAWHYRVHAPVNEFLSELEYRAWKSKAGLWIDPSASPPWKYRREPGSIEPPGNGLRMDYDLILSYGLIGDPKTKLYQWPACQNYPRDSKEFTVFGNFMEALKSGFRASPDCKGK; encoded by the coding sequence ATGAAAACGCCATTGGCCCCTCCCCTGCTTTCAGCCAGAGAAAGTGTGAAGGGGAAAATTGTCTGGATCAGGATTTTGATAAAAACCATCGTCGGGTTGGGAGCCCTGCTGTTTGCTATGGAGAGTTTTGCCAACAATGTAAACGGCAAAGTGGTTGATGTCTCCAGTGGAGATACCTTCACAATACAAATCGGCGATGGAAAAACTTTCAAAGTTCGCCTGATGGAGGTGGACGCCCCCGAACCTTCCCAGGCGTTTGGCAGACAGGCGCGTCTGTTCAGCGAAAGTCTGCTGATGGAAAATTTGGTCAACGTCGAGTTCGATACGGTAGATAAGTACGGCCGCCTGATTGGCCAGGTGACTCTTCCCGATGGCCGGGTTTTGAATCAGGAGTTGTTGCGTCAGGGGTTGGCCTGGCACTATCGTGTGCATGCTCCTGTGAATGAGTTTCTCAGCGAGCTGGAATATCGGGCCTGGAAAAGCAAAGCCGGTTTATGGATCGACCCGTCTGCGTCTCCCCCCTGGAAATACCGGCGGGAACCGGGGTCCATCGAGCCGCCGGGAAACGGCTTGAGAATGGATTACGATCTTATTTTAAGTTACGGGCTGATCGGCGACCCGAAAACGAAATTATACCAGTGGCCTGCCTGCCAGAATTACCCCAGGGACAGTAAAGAGTTTACCGTCTTTGGAAATTTCATGGAGGCGCTGAAATCCGGCTTCAGGGCGTCGCCCGATTGTAAAGGCAAATGA
- a CDS encoding cyclic nucleotide-binding domain-containing protein, whose protein sequence is MKTLFFKKGDEIIHEGMASDCAFIIESGTVEVSKSDPEGQRKILAVLKENDIFGEMGLIDGLSRSCSVVALEPCNITKLTQEAFDSLADHNPQALMPILKILAQRLRATLKVVEKLESKEKPREQPVVAT, encoded by the coding sequence ATGAAAACCCTGTTTTTCAAAAAAGGTGACGAAATTATCCACGAAGGCATGGCCAGCGATTGTGCCTTTATTATCGAGTCCGGCACGGTTGAGGTTTCAAAATCGGACCCCGAGGGTCAGCGCAAAATTCTGGCCGTTCTCAAAGAGAATGATATTTTCGGCGAAATGGGGCTCATTGACGGGCTCTCCCGCTCCTGCTCGGTCGTTGCTCTGGAACCTTGTAATATCACCAAGCTGACCCAGGAAGCCTTTGATTCCCTGGCCGACCACAACCCCCAGGCGCTGATGCCCATCCTGAAAATTTTAGCCCAGCGCCTGCGCGCCACCCTGAAGGTGGTCGAGAAACTGGAGTCCAAGGAAAAACCAAGGGAACAACCTGTTGTCGCTACGTAA
- a CDS encoding YbhB/YbcL family Raf kinase inhibitor-like protein, protein MASKAFQDGGEIPQKYTCDGEDLSPALEWSSVPDEAMTLALILDDPDAGDGTWVHWILYNVPAHILEIPDNLPREGQLESGIMQGLNDFQNIGYGGPCPPSGIHRYVFKLYALDKELELQPGATKRQLLQAMEGHILDRAQFMSTYSKT, encoded by the coding sequence ATGGCCAGTAAGGCCTTTCAGGATGGAGGCGAAATTCCGCAAAAGTACACCTGTGACGGAGAAGACCTCTCTCCTGCCCTGGAATGGTCATCGGTTCCAGACGAGGCGATGACCCTGGCATTGATCTTAGACGACCCGGACGCTGGCGATGGAACCTGGGTGCACTGGATATTATATAATGTCCCGGCTCATATTTTAGAGATTCCAGATAATTTGCCGCGTGAAGGCCAGTTGGAAAGTGGTATCATGCAGGGGCTGAACGATTTCCAAAATATTGGTTACGGCGGCCCCTGTCCCCCGAGCGGAATCCATCGCTATGTATTCAAACTCTATGCTTTGGATAAGGAGCTGGAGTTACAGCCGGGTGCAACCAAAAGACAATTGTTGCAGGCGATGGAAGGCCATATTCTGGATCGAGCTCAGTTCATGAGCACCTACTCGAAAACATAA
- the yegQ gene encoding tRNA 5-hydroxyuridine modification protein YegQ encodes MGQRPLANFSYYIMIPELLAPAGSPEKLRYAFAYGADAVYAGIPKFSLRARENGFKDASLKEAIETTHKLGKKIYITANILPQNRKVESFKKSLAFYAEAEPDGFIMSDPGLIRFALKEFPKVPVHLSVQTNTMNWPSVEFWYDEGVKRVILSRELSMEEVHEIHEKVPGMELESFVHGSICIAYSGRCLLSNYFNHRDANQGTCTNSCRWEYDVHKEGEIPPPSCGSSKETDSSHNSSLLEGNYFIEEAKRPGEMMPIDEDEHGTYIMNSKDLRAVEFLKELRDSGVMSFKIEGRSKSIYYLALVTKVYRTAIDSLAQSRPFDPQLLEEINKTANRGFTSAFFISKSNHDTERFDSPQDVDPPQVFGGQVLDLRSDGMMEVEIKNRMEVGDEVEYISPAGQYRFRINAMQDKKGSAIDVAHGGNGAVWIQSEGPVEPNSLLSLVKQPMATAVTGA; translated from the coding sequence ATGGGCCAGCGGCCCCTGGCGAACTTTTCTTATTATATTATGATTCCTGAACTACTGGCCCCTGCGGGCAGTCCCGAAAAATTACGTTATGCCTTTGCTTATGGAGCGGATGCGGTTTATGCCGGCATCCCCAAGTTTTCCCTCAGGGCGCGGGAAAATGGCTTCAAAGACGCTTCATTGAAAGAGGCGATCGAAACCACCCATAAGCTGGGAAAAAAAATCTATATCACCGCCAATATTCTGCCTCAGAACCGGAAGGTGGAGTCGTTCAAAAAATCTCTGGCCTTTTATGCGGAAGCCGAGCCGGACGGGTTCATCATGTCCGACCCGGGCTTGATCCGATTTGCTCTCAAAGAATTTCCCAAGGTACCGGTTCACCTGTCCGTGCAGACGAACACCATGAACTGGCCGTCGGTCGAGTTCTGGTACGATGAAGGCGTCAAGCGCGTCATCCTCTCCAGGGAACTTTCCATGGAGGAGGTTCACGAGATCCATGAAAAAGTTCCCGGTATGGAGCTGGAGTCTTTTGTGCATGGATCGATTTGTATCGCCTATTCGGGCCGATGCCTGCTTTCGAATTATTTCAATCACCGGGACGCCAACCAGGGGACCTGCACCAACAGTTGCCGCTGGGAATACGATGTCCATAAAGAGGGGGAGATTCCCCCACCCTCTTGCGGTAGCTCGAAGGAGACGGACTCCTCCCACAATAGCAGCCTGCTTGAAGGCAATTATTTTATCGAAGAGGCCAAGCGACCGGGAGAAATGATGCCGATCGACGAGGACGAACACGGCACGTACATCATGAACTCCAAGGATCTCCGAGCGGTGGAGTTTCTCAAGGAATTGCGAGATTCAGGGGTGATGTCTTTTAAAATCGAAGGGCGTTCCAAATCCATTTATTACCTTGCGCTGGTCACCAAAGTTTACCGGACGGCGATTGACAGCCTGGCTCAAAGCCGACCTTTTGATCCTCAACTTTTGGAAGAAATCAACAAAACCGCCAACCGGGGGTTCACCTCCGCTTTTTTTATTTCCAAATCCAACCACGACACCGAGCGTTTTGATTCTCCGCAGGATGTCGATCCGCCGCAGGTGTTTGGCGGCCAGGTGCTGGACTTGCGATCGGACGGGATGATGGAAGTGGAGATCAAAAACCGCATGGAAGTGGGCGATGAGGTCGAATACATTTCTCCAGCAGGTCAATACCGCTTCCGCATCAACGCCATGCAGGATAAAAAAGGCAGCGCGATTGACGTCGCTCATGGCGGCAACGGTGCGGTCTGGATTCAGTCCGAAGGGCCCGTGGAACCGAATTCCTTATTGAGCCTGGTGAAGCAGCCAATGGCAACTGCTGTGACCGGTGCGTAA
- the hpnH gene encoding adenosyl-hopene transferase HpnH → MAVPLRQALKIGFYIFQQKLKRRKKYPLVLMLEPLFRCNLECVGCGKIQKPNEILKQNLSPENCLKAADECGAPVVSIAGGEPLMHPQILEIVEGLIAQGRYVYLCTNALLLDNFLGKLPVSPLLTLSIHLDGMEEDHDRIVAQEGTFKTAVAAIRKAKSMGYRVNSASTFFDEMTVAKAEEFLDFVKSLGVDGVTVASAFQYPDAPDQEHFFGRKRTFEFFAELLKKNKNGRWDINHSPFYQEFLQGKRDYNCTPWGNPNYSVLGWQEPCYLLDEGYTETFDQLMETTEWEKYGHRNNPKCADCTAHCGYEATSVEDSTSSFGNMVHSARMIFQ, encoded by the coding sequence ATGGCGGTACCTCTCAGACAGGCTTTAAAAATTGGCTTCTATATATTCCAACAGAAGCTGAAAAGACGGAAAAAATATCCGCTGGTTTTAATGCTGGAACCCTTGTTCCGGTGCAATCTGGAATGTGTGGGCTGTGGGAAAATCCAAAAACCAAATGAAATTTTGAAGCAAAACCTCAGCCCGGAAAATTGCCTGAAGGCGGCGGATGAATGTGGCGCTCCCGTGGTTTCGATTGCCGGCGGCGAGCCTTTGATGCATCCCCAGATTTTAGAAATTGTCGAGGGTCTTATAGCGCAGGGACGTTATGTTTATTTGTGCACGAATGCGCTCCTGTTGGATAATTTTCTCGGCAAGCTCCCGGTTTCGCCTCTGCTCACGCTTTCCATTCATCTGGATGGCATGGAAGAAGACCACGACCGCATTGTAGCTCAGGAGGGCACCTTCAAAACAGCCGTTGCCGCCATTCGTAAAGCCAAGTCAATGGGCTACAGGGTCAACAGCGCCAGCACGTTTTTCGATGAGATGACCGTGGCCAAGGCGGAGGAATTTCTTGATTTCGTCAAATCTTTAGGGGTGGACGGGGTGACCGTGGCGTCTGCATTTCAATACCCGGATGCGCCGGATCAGGAACATTTTTTTGGCAGAAAACGTACCTTCGAATTTTTTGCCGAACTGCTGAAAAAAAATAAAAACGGGCGATGGGACATCAATCATTCACCATTTTATCAGGAATTTTTACAGGGCAAGCGCGATTACAATTGCACCCCGTGGGGGAATCCGAATTATTCGGTGCTGGGTTGGCAGGAACCTTGTTATCTTCTGGATGAGGGGTATACGGAAACCTTTGATCAGCTCATGGAAACCACCGAATGGGAAAAATACGGTCACCGCAATAACCCGAAATGTGCCGACTGCACAGCGCACTGCGGCTATGAAGCGACCTCCGTGGAAGATTCGACTTCCAGCTTTGGAAACATGGTTCACTCCGCCCGGATGATTTTTCAGTAA